A window of Rhododendron vialii isolate Sample 1 chromosome 11a, ASM3025357v1 contains these coding sequences:
- the LOC131307231 gene encoding transcription factor GTE7-like, with amino-acid sequence MASAVLASRNESNWGQSGAVFMGKQLPSSYSNHHHLNPNPNPNNPNSVPKKKKKKQLQHHSLVANGHHHSNNGVVSPPAVTQAASDDAYSFNQRQIDTKSGPAIDRGDDAYVSFDIGSCTRHELVELKKRLVAELEQIQRLNERIESGDFKRHPRDPPQLLQHGKSNRKLSGNKRPGPPREQLPVVSPRERVPDGIELAEIMKMCRQVLTKLMMHKSSWIFKTPVDAVALGLHDYHQIVKRPMDLGTVKSNFSKNLYSFPGDFATDVRLIFENAILYNPKGDEVHRIAEQLLDRFEELYRPIQDRLKGNDDRDDGDEREEVVQGSSWNHNHPAPENPKKKKPKSMPTPKEKIEVVPAMPSSPSSPSSPNPPLVQSPVAAAKAGGVRGSYVGKQPKPKARDPNKRPMSMEEKHKLGGGLQNLPEEKMPQLVQIIRKRNKHMAPEGDEIELDIEAIDTETLWELDRFVTNWKKMVSKNKRQALMTNNAVATTASGDDNVEVHLSEKTDSVKKPKKGEAGEEDVDIGDEMPMTHFPPVEIEKDDGATAGGSGHDNKGHATSSSSSSSGSSSDSSSSSDSESGSSSESDSDADDAESRGRESKEFSKT; translated from the exons ATGGCGTCAGCCGTCCTAGCCAGCCGCAATGAATCCAACTGGGGACAATCCGGCGCCGTGTTCATGGGCAAACAACTCCCGTCGTCGTACTCCAATCACCACcacctaaaccctaaccctaaccctaacaaCCCTAATTCCGTCccgaagaagaaaaagaagaagcaattaCAACACCACTCGTTGGTCGCCAACGGCCACCACCACAGCAATAACGGCGTCGTCTCGCCGCCGGCCGTAACGCAGGCCGCCTCCGACGATGCCTACTCGTTCAACCAGAGACAGATCGATACGAAGAGCGGACCTGCGATCGATCGCGGTGATGACGCGTACGTCAGCTTCGACATCGGCTCGTGCACGAGACACGAGCTGGTCGAGCTCAAGAAACGGTTGGTGGCGGAGCTGGAACAGATCCAGAGATTGAACGAGCGAATCGAGTCGGGAGATTTTAAACGACATCCGCGTGATCCTCCTCAATTGTTACAACATGGCAAGAGCAACAGGAAGCTCTCGGGAAACAAGCGGCCGGGTCCACCCCGAGAGCAGCTTCCTGTAGTTTCCCCGAGGGAACGGGTACCGGATGGGATTGAACTGGCGGAGATAATGAAGATGTGCAGGCAGGTGTTGACGAAGCTGATGATGCACAAATCCAGCTGGATCTTCAAGACCCCGGTCGACGCCGTTGCGCTAGGGCTTCACGATTACCACCAGATTGTCAAGCGCCCGATGGATCTAGGGACGGTAAAATCGAATTTCTCCAAGAATTTGTATTCATTTCCTGGCGATTTCGCAACGGACGTGAGATTGATCTTTGAGAATGCGATCTTGTATAATCCCAAGGGGGATGAGGTGCATAGGATCGCCGAGCAGCTTCTCGATCGGTTCGAGGAGCTGTACAGGCCGATACAAGATAGGTTAAAAGGCAACGATGACAGAGATGacggagatgagagagaggaggtAGTACAGGGGAGCTCGTGGAATCATAATCATCCAGCTCCTGAGAatccaaagaagaagaaacccaAGTCAATGCCAACTCCTAAGGAGAAAATAGAGGTTGTTCCGGCAATGCCTTCGAGTCCGTCAAGTCCTTCTTCACCGAACCCTCCATTGGTGCAATCTCCCGTGGCGGCTGCAAAGGCAGGAGGGGTGAGAGGGAGTTACGTTGGGAAGCAGCCGAAGCCGAAGGCCAGAGATCCGAATAAGAGGCCAATGAGCATGGAGGAGAAGCACAAGCTGGGTGGTGGGTTGCAGAATTTGCCTGAGGAAAAGATGCCTCAGTTGGTTCAGATAATAAGGAAGAGGAACAAGCATATGGCCCCGGAAGGGGACGAGATCGAGCTCGATATAGAGGCCATTGATACGGAGACCCTTTGGGAGCTCGATCGGTTCGTGACTAATTGGAAGAAGATGGTGAGCAAGAACAAGAGGCAAGCGCTCATGACAAACAATGCGGTTGCTACTACGGCTTCTGGAGATGACAACGTg GAGGTTCATTTGAGTGAAAAAACTGATTCTGTGAAGAAGCCGAAGAAAGGGGAAGCTGGTGAGGAAGATGTTGACATTGGCGATGAGATGCCAATGACCCATTTCCCACCAGTGGAGATTGAGAAGGATGATGGCGCCACGGCCGGTGGCAGTGGTCATGATAACAAGGGTCATGCAACCAGCAGCTCTAGCAGCTCCAGCGGCTCAAGTAGCGATTCGTCCTCATCGAGTG ATTCTGAATCTGGGAGCTCTTCGGAAAGTGATTCTGATGCGGATGATGCAGAGTCGAGGGGCCGAGAGTCCAAAGAATTTTCGAAGACTTGA
- the LOC131307233 gene encoding protein CYSTEINE-RICH TRANSMEMBRANE MODULE 11 isoform X2: protein MGFIRMIPHSLSSIPILSFQIFPLSLSEVLFFFFLIWVCIAEMSDPKYAYPYPAQGYYQGPPVMAPPQYAPPQYAPPPPQPPRRDTGFLEGCLAALCCCCLLDECCCDPSVFCVF, encoded by the exons ATGGGGTTCATTCGCATGATACCCCATTCCTTGTCATCAATTCCCATTCTTTCATTTCAaatatttcctctctctctttctgaagtgctcttcttcttcttcttgatttGGGTTTGTATTGCAGAGATGAGTGATCCCAAATATGCATATCCTTACCCTGCTCAAG GTTATTATCAAGGCCCCCCAGTGATGGCCCCACCTCAATATGCCCCACCTCAATATGCTCCTCCACCTCCACAACCCCCAAGGAGAGACACTGGTTTTCTTGAGGGATG CCTTGCAGCTTTGTGTTGCTGTTGCCTGCTTGACGAGTGTTGCTGCGACCCCTCTGTATTTTGTGTGTTCTAG
- the LOC131307233 gene encoding protein CYSTEINE-RICH TRANSMEMBRANE MODULE 11 isoform X1, which produces MGFIRMIPHSLSSIPILSFQIFPLSLSEVLFFFFLIWVCIAEMSDPKYAYPYPAQGAGYYQGPPVMAPPQYAPPQYAPPPPQPPRRDTGFLEGCLAALCCCCLLDECCCDPSVFCVF; this is translated from the exons ATGGGGTTCATTCGCATGATACCCCATTCCTTGTCATCAATTCCCATTCTTTCATTTCAaatatttcctctctctctttctgaagtgctcttcttcttcttcttgatttGGGTTTGTATTGCAGAGATGAGTGATCCCAAATATGCATATCCTTACCCTGCTCAAG GTGCAGGTTATTATCAAGGCCCCCCAGTGATGGCCCCACCTCAATATGCCCCACCTCAATATGCTCCTCCACCTCCACAACCCCCAAGGAGAGACACTGGTTTTCTTGAGGGATG CCTTGCAGCTTTGTGTTGCTGTTGCCTGCTTGACGAGTGTTGCTGCGACCCCTCTGTATTTTGTGTGTTCTAG
- the LOC131307234 gene encoding protein transport protein SEC31 isoform X4 → MDNYNYPVSYPESGNSSPRSREIDFDHTTPWEDQTTSPNNYKVKFMCSYGGKINPRPHDNQLSYNGGETKILAVDRNIKFSALISKLLALCDAVDVSFKYQLPGEDLDALISVTNDEDLEHMMHEYDRLCKASSKPARLRLFLFPVSAAEEGSIGSSEGKSDRDRFMEALNSGPIQSNPHVPTAAVQAAAPPPPSNNVDFLFGLEKRIPVSPPLQQPAVVATKVQDPEILAPEDRVIGPDNPILQTQIQEMQRLQISSAQEQAVYRRRSEESLVEAFAGDYYAPKVPPPAVAGNIPVSAPTSYWPEKQQAGGFYQATAPFPEQQQPPPQQQVYMIPTPTGMYHAPMGRPLTGPAGQGYYAVQRMPTEVYREHQSPVYNVVPPSQAVAQPSLPPQAPSKVAGFTTAAGGVGVVDAGYNTQVAYDGATGRQVAYDGATGRQVAYDGATGRQVYYAAQGGVMPPQAYQAMAAVNGDMRAAGGLNQEGKVVVKTSQHAAV, encoded by the exons ATGGATAACTACAATTATCCTGTCTCCTACCCGGAATCCGGCAACTCTTCGCCCCGATCGCGCGAAATCGACTTCGACCACACCACGCCGTGGGAGGACCAGACGACATCGCCGAACAACTACAAAGTCAAGTTCATGTGCAGTTACGGCGGCAAAATCAACCCCAGGCCACACGACAACCAGCTCTCCTACAACGGCGGCGAGACCAAGATCCTCGCCGTCGATCGCAACATCAAATTCTCCGCCCTGATCTCCAAGCTGTTGGCACTGTGCGACGCCGTTGATGTCAGTTTCAAGTACCAGTTACCCGGCGAAGATCTCGACGCGTTGATTTCGGTCACGAACGACGAGGATTTAGAGCACATGATGCACGAGTACGACCGGTTGTGCAAGGCGAGCTCGAAACCGGCGAGGTTGAGGTTGTTTCTGTTTCCGGTGTCGGCGGCCGAGGAGGGGAGTATCGGTTCTAGTGAAGGGAAGAGTGATAGGGATAGGTTTATGGAGGCTTTGAATTCCGGTCCCATACAGTCGAATCCGCATGTTCCGACGGCGGCTGTGCAGGCTGCAGCACCGCCGCCTCCGTCGAACAATGTGGACTTCTTGTTCGGTTTGGAAAAACGAATTCCTGTGTCTCCACCGCTCCAGCAACCAGCAGTTGTAGCGACGAAGGTACAGGATCCGGAGATTCTGGCTCCGGAGGATCGGGTAATCGGGCCGGATAACCCGATCCTGCAGACCCAGATCCAGGAAATGCAGAGGTTGCAAATTTCTAGTGCTCAAGAGCAAGCTGTGTATAGGAGGAGAAGCGAAGAGAGTTTAGTCGAAGCTTTTGCCGGTGACTACTACGCGCCAAAGGTTCCGCCACCGGCTGTAGCGGGTAATATACCGGTTAGTGCTCCGACGTCATATTGGCCGGAGAAGCAACAGGCGGGAGGATTTTACCAGGCGACGGCGCCGTTTCCTGAACAgcaacaaccaccaccacaacaacagGTGTACATGATTCCAACTCCGACTGGCATGTACCACGCGCCGATGGGGAGACCGTTGACCGGCCCAGCCGGTCAGGGCTACTACGCGGTTCAGAGGATGCCGACGGAGGTTTACCGGGAGCACCAGTCACCGGTGTACAACGTTGTGCCACCCTCTCAAGCGGTGGCGCAGCCTTCTCTGCCGCCGCAAGCTCCGTCGAAGGTGGCCGGGTTTACGACGGCGGCGGGTGGGGTTGGGGTGGTGGATGCGGGGTATAATACGCAGGTGGCGTACGATGGTGCGACGGGGAGGCAG GTGGCGTACGATGGCGCGACGGGGAGGCAG GTGGCGTACGATGGCGCGACGGGGAGGCAGGTGTACTATGCTGCGCAGGGAGGCGTGATGCCGCCGCAGGCGTATCAGGCAATGGCGGCGGTTAACGGCGATATGAGAGCAGCTGGGGGTTTGAATCAGGAGGGTAAGGTCGTCGTGAAGACTTCACAACATGCTGCCGTGTGA
- the LOC131307234 gene encoding protein transport protein SEC31 isoform X2 → MDNYNYPVSYPESGNSSPRSREIDFDHTTPWEDQTTSPNNYKVKFMCSYGGKINPRPHDNQLSYNGGETKILAVDRNIKFSALISKLLALCDAVDVSFKYQLPGEDLDALISVTNDEDLEHMMHEYDRLCKASSKPARLRLFLFPVSAAEEGSIGSSEGKSDRDRFMEALNSGPIQSNPHVPTAAVQAAAPPPPSNNVDFLFGLEKRIPVSPPLQQPAVVATKVQDPEILAPEDRVIGPDNPILQTQIQEMQRLQISSAQEQAVYRRRSEESLVEAFAGDYYAPKVPPPAVAGNIPVSAPTSYWPEKQQAGGFYQATAPFPEQQQPPPQQQVYMIPTPTGMYHAPMGRPLTGPAGQGYYAVQRMPTEVYREHQSPVYNVVPPSQAVAQPSLPPQAPSKVAGFTTAAGGVGVVDAGYNTQVAYDGATGRQVAYDGATGRQVAYDGTTGRQVAYDGATGRQVAYDGATGRQVYYAAQGGVMPPQAYQAMAAVNGDMRAAGGLNQEGKVVVKTSQHAAV, encoded by the exons ATGGATAACTACAATTATCCTGTCTCCTACCCGGAATCCGGCAACTCTTCGCCCCGATCGCGCGAAATCGACTTCGACCACACCACGCCGTGGGAGGACCAGACGACATCGCCGAACAACTACAAAGTCAAGTTCATGTGCAGTTACGGCGGCAAAATCAACCCCAGGCCACACGACAACCAGCTCTCCTACAACGGCGGCGAGACCAAGATCCTCGCCGTCGATCGCAACATCAAATTCTCCGCCCTGATCTCCAAGCTGTTGGCACTGTGCGACGCCGTTGATGTCAGTTTCAAGTACCAGTTACCCGGCGAAGATCTCGACGCGTTGATTTCGGTCACGAACGACGAGGATTTAGAGCACATGATGCACGAGTACGACCGGTTGTGCAAGGCGAGCTCGAAACCGGCGAGGTTGAGGTTGTTTCTGTTTCCGGTGTCGGCGGCCGAGGAGGGGAGTATCGGTTCTAGTGAAGGGAAGAGTGATAGGGATAGGTTTATGGAGGCTTTGAATTCCGGTCCCATACAGTCGAATCCGCATGTTCCGACGGCGGCTGTGCAGGCTGCAGCACCGCCGCCTCCGTCGAACAATGTGGACTTCTTGTTCGGTTTGGAAAAACGAATTCCTGTGTCTCCACCGCTCCAGCAACCAGCAGTTGTAGCGACGAAGGTACAGGATCCGGAGATTCTGGCTCCGGAGGATCGGGTAATCGGGCCGGATAACCCGATCCTGCAGACCCAGATCCAGGAAATGCAGAGGTTGCAAATTTCTAGTGCTCAAGAGCAAGCTGTGTATAGGAGGAGAAGCGAAGAGAGTTTAGTCGAAGCTTTTGCCGGTGACTACTACGCGCCAAAGGTTCCGCCACCGGCTGTAGCGGGTAATATACCGGTTAGTGCTCCGACGTCATATTGGCCGGAGAAGCAACAGGCGGGAGGATTTTACCAGGCGACGGCGCCGTTTCCTGAACAgcaacaaccaccaccacaacaacagGTGTACATGATTCCAACTCCGACTGGCATGTACCACGCGCCGATGGGGAGACCGTTGACCGGCCCAGCCGGTCAGGGCTACTACGCGGTTCAGAGGATGCCGACGGAGGTTTACCGGGAGCACCAGTCACCGGTGTACAACGTTGTGCCACCCTCTCAAGCGGTGGCGCAGCCTTCTCTGCCGCCGCAAGCTCCGTCGAAGGTGGCCGGGTTTACGACGGCGGCGGGTGGGGTTGGGGTGGTGGATGCGGGGTATAATACGCAGGTGGCGTACGATGGTGCGACGGGGAGGCAG GTGGCGTACGATGGCGCGACGGGGAGGCAGGTAGCGTACGATGGCACGACGGGGAGGCAGGTGGCGTACGATGGCGCTACGGGGAGGCAGGTGGCGTACGATGGCGCGACGGGGAGGCAGGTGTACTATGCTGCGCAGGGAGGCGTGATGCCGCCGCAGGCGTATCAGGCAATGGCGGCGGTTAACGGCGATATGAGAGCAGCTGGGGGTTTGAATCAGGAGGGTAAGGTCGTCGTGAAGACTTCACAACATGCTGCCGTGTGA
- the LOC131307234 gene encoding protein transport protein SEC31 isoform X5 yields MDNYNYPVSYPESGNSSPRSREIDFDHTTPWEDQTTSPNNYKVKFMCSYGGKINPRPHDNQLSYNGGETKILAVDRNIKFSALISKLLALCDAVDVSFKYQLPGEDLDALISVTNDEDLEHMMHEYDRLCKASSKPARLRLFLFPVSAAEEGSIGSSEGKSDRDRFMEALNSGPIQSNPHVPTAAVQAAAPPPPSNNVDFLFGLEKRIPVSPPLQQPAVVATKVQDPEILAPEDRVIGPDNPILQTQIQEMQRLQISSAQEQAVYRRRSEESLVEAFAGDYYAPKVPPPAVAGNIPVSAPTSYWPEKQQAGGFYQATAPFPEQQQPPPQQQVYMIPTPTGMYHAPMGRPLTGPAGQGYYAVQRMPTEVYREHQSPVYNVVPPSQAVAQPSLPPQAPSKVAGFTTAAGGVGVVDAGYNTQVAYDGATGRQVAYDGTTGRQVAYDGATGRQVYYAAQGGVMPPQAYQAMAAVNGDMRAAGGLNQEGKVVVKTSQHAAV; encoded by the exons ATGGATAACTACAATTATCCTGTCTCCTACCCGGAATCCGGCAACTCTTCGCCCCGATCGCGCGAAATCGACTTCGACCACACCACGCCGTGGGAGGACCAGACGACATCGCCGAACAACTACAAAGTCAAGTTCATGTGCAGTTACGGCGGCAAAATCAACCCCAGGCCACACGACAACCAGCTCTCCTACAACGGCGGCGAGACCAAGATCCTCGCCGTCGATCGCAACATCAAATTCTCCGCCCTGATCTCCAAGCTGTTGGCACTGTGCGACGCCGTTGATGTCAGTTTCAAGTACCAGTTACCCGGCGAAGATCTCGACGCGTTGATTTCGGTCACGAACGACGAGGATTTAGAGCACATGATGCACGAGTACGACCGGTTGTGCAAGGCGAGCTCGAAACCGGCGAGGTTGAGGTTGTTTCTGTTTCCGGTGTCGGCGGCCGAGGAGGGGAGTATCGGTTCTAGTGAAGGGAAGAGTGATAGGGATAGGTTTATGGAGGCTTTGAATTCCGGTCCCATACAGTCGAATCCGCATGTTCCGACGGCGGCTGTGCAGGCTGCAGCACCGCCGCCTCCGTCGAACAATGTGGACTTCTTGTTCGGTTTGGAAAAACGAATTCCTGTGTCTCCACCGCTCCAGCAACCAGCAGTTGTAGCGACGAAGGTACAGGATCCGGAGATTCTGGCTCCGGAGGATCGGGTAATCGGGCCGGATAACCCGATCCTGCAGACCCAGATCCAGGAAATGCAGAGGTTGCAAATTTCTAGTGCTCAAGAGCAAGCTGTGTATAGGAGGAGAAGCGAAGAGAGTTTAGTCGAAGCTTTTGCCGGTGACTACTACGCGCCAAAGGTTCCGCCACCGGCTGTAGCGGGTAATATACCGGTTAGTGCTCCGACGTCATATTGGCCGGAGAAGCAACAGGCGGGAGGATTTTACCAGGCGACGGCGCCGTTTCCTGAACAgcaacaaccaccaccacaacaacagGTGTACATGATTCCAACTCCGACTGGCATGTACCACGCGCCGATGGGGAGACCGTTGACCGGCCCAGCCGGTCAGGGCTACTACGCGGTTCAGAGGATGCCGACGGAGGTTTACCGGGAGCACCAGTCACCGGTGTACAACGTTGTGCCACCCTCTCAAGCGGTGGCGCAGCCTTCTCTGCCGCCGCAAGCTCCGTCGAAGGTGGCCGGGTTTACGACGGCGGCGGGTGGGGTTGGGGTGGTGGATGCGGGGTATAATACGCAGGTGGCGTACGATGGTGCGACGGGGAGGCAGGTAGCGTACGATGGCACGACGGGGAGGCAGGTGGCGTACGATGGCGCGACGGGGAGGCAG GTGTACTATGCTGCGCAGGGAGGCGTGATGCCGCCGCAGGCGTATCAGGCAATGGCGGCGGTTAACGGCGATATGAGAGCAGCTGGGGGTTTGAATCAGGAGGGTAAGGTCGTCGTGAAGACTTCACAACATGCTGCCGTGTGA
- the LOC131307234 gene encoding protein transport protein SEC31 isoform X3 — MDNYNYPVSYPESGNSSPRSREIDFDHTTPWEDQTTSPNNYKVKFMCSYGGKINPRPHDNQLSYNGGETKILAVDRNIKFSALISKLLALCDAVDVSFKYQLPGEDLDALISVTNDEDLEHMMHEYDRLCKASSKPARLRLFLFPVSAAEEGSIGSSEGKSDRDRFMEALNSGPIQSNPHVPTAAVQAAAPPPPSNNVDFLFGLEKRIPVSPPLQQPAVVATKVQDPEILAPEDRVIGPDNPILQTQIQEMQRLQISSAQEQAVYRRRSEESLVEAFAGDYYAPKVPPPAVAGNIPVSAPTSYWPEKQQAGGFYQATAPFPEQQQPPPQQQVYMIPTPTGMYHAPMGRPLTGPAGQGYYAVQRMPTEVYREHQSPVYNVVPPSQAVAQPSLPPQAPSKVAGFTTAAGGVGVVDAGYNTQVAYDGATGRQVAYDGTTGRQVAYDGATGRQVAYDGATGRQVYYAAQGGVMPPQAYQAMAAVNGDMRAAGGLNQEGKVVVKTSQHAAV; from the exons ATGGATAACTACAATTATCCTGTCTCCTACCCGGAATCCGGCAACTCTTCGCCCCGATCGCGCGAAATCGACTTCGACCACACCACGCCGTGGGAGGACCAGACGACATCGCCGAACAACTACAAAGTCAAGTTCATGTGCAGTTACGGCGGCAAAATCAACCCCAGGCCACACGACAACCAGCTCTCCTACAACGGCGGCGAGACCAAGATCCTCGCCGTCGATCGCAACATCAAATTCTCCGCCCTGATCTCCAAGCTGTTGGCACTGTGCGACGCCGTTGATGTCAGTTTCAAGTACCAGTTACCCGGCGAAGATCTCGACGCGTTGATTTCGGTCACGAACGACGAGGATTTAGAGCACATGATGCACGAGTACGACCGGTTGTGCAAGGCGAGCTCGAAACCGGCGAGGTTGAGGTTGTTTCTGTTTCCGGTGTCGGCGGCCGAGGAGGGGAGTATCGGTTCTAGTGAAGGGAAGAGTGATAGGGATAGGTTTATGGAGGCTTTGAATTCCGGTCCCATACAGTCGAATCCGCATGTTCCGACGGCGGCTGTGCAGGCTGCAGCACCGCCGCCTCCGTCGAACAATGTGGACTTCTTGTTCGGTTTGGAAAAACGAATTCCTGTGTCTCCACCGCTCCAGCAACCAGCAGTTGTAGCGACGAAGGTACAGGATCCGGAGATTCTGGCTCCGGAGGATCGGGTAATCGGGCCGGATAACCCGATCCTGCAGACCCAGATCCAGGAAATGCAGAGGTTGCAAATTTCTAGTGCTCAAGAGCAAGCTGTGTATAGGAGGAGAAGCGAAGAGAGTTTAGTCGAAGCTTTTGCCGGTGACTACTACGCGCCAAAGGTTCCGCCACCGGCTGTAGCGGGTAATATACCGGTTAGTGCTCCGACGTCATATTGGCCGGAGAAGCAACAGGCGGGAGGATTTTACCAGGCGACGGCGCCGTTTCCTGAACAgcaacaaccaccaccacaacaacagGTGTACATGATTCCAACTCCGACTGGCATGTACCACGCGCCGATGGGGAGACCGTTGACCGGCCCAGCCGGTCAGGGCTACTACGCGGTTCAGAGGATGCCGACGGAGGTTTACCGGGAGCACCAGTCACCGGTGTACAACGTTGTGCCACCCTCTCAAGCGGTGGCGCAGCCTTCTCTGCCGCCGCAAGCTCCGTCGAAGGTGGCCGGGTTTACGACGGCGGCGGGTGGGGTTGGGGTGGTGGATGCGGGGTATAATACGCAGGTGGCGTACGATGGTGCGACGGGGAGGCAGGTAGCGTACGATGGCACGACGGGGAGGCAGGTGGCGTACGATGGCGCGACGGGGAGGCAG GTGGCGTACGATGGCGCGACGGGGAGGCAGGTGTACTATGCTGCGCAGGGAGGCGTGATGCCGCCGCAGGCGTATCAGGCAATGGCGGCGGTTAACGGCGATATGAGAGCAGCTGGGGGTTTGAATCAGGAGGGTAAGGTCGTCGTGAAGACTTCACAACATGCTGCCGTGTGA
- the LOC131307234 gene encoding protein transport protein SEC31 isoform X1, translating into MDNYNYPVSYPESGNSSPRSREIDFDHTTPWEDQTTSPNNYKVKFMCSYGGKINPRPHDNQLSYNGGETKILAVDRNIKFSALISKLLALCDAVDVSFKYQLPGEDLDALISVTNDEDLEHMMHEYDRLCKASSKPARLRLFLFPVSAAEEGSIGSSEGKSDRDRFMEALNSGPIQSNPHVPTAAVQAAAPPPPSNNVDFLFGLEKRIPVSPPLQQPAVVATKVQDPEILAPEDRVIGPDNPILQTQIQEMQRLQISSAQEQAVYRRRSEESLVEAFAGDYYAPKVPPPAVAGNIPVSAPTSYWPEKQQAGGFYQATAPFPEQQQPPPQQQVYMIPTPTGMYHAPMGRPLTGPAGQGYYAVQRMPTEVYREHQSPVYNVVPPSQAVAQPSLPPQAPSKVAGFTTAAGGVGVVDAGYNTQVAYDGATGRQVAYDGTTGRQVAYDGATGRQVAYDGTTGRQVAYDGATGRQVAYDGATGRQVYYAAQGGVMPPQAYQAMAAVNGDMRAAGGLNQEGKVVVKTSQHAAV; encoded by the coding sequence ATGGATAACTACAATTATCCTGTCTCCTACCCGGAATCCGGCAACTCTTCGCCCCGATCGCGCGAAATCGACTTCGACCACACCACGCCGTGGGAGGACCAGACGACATCGCCGAACAACTACAAAGTCAAGTTCATGTGCAGTTACGGCGGCAAAATCAACCCCAGGCCACACGACAACCAGCTCTCCTACAACGGCGGCGAGACCAAGATCCTCGCCGTCGATCGCAACATCAAATTCTCCGCCCTGATCTCCAAGCTGTTGGCACTGTGCGACGCCGTTGATGTCAGTTTCAAGTACCAGTTACCCGGCGAAGATCTCGACGCGTTGATTTCGGTCACGAACGACGAGGATTTAGAGCACATGATGCACGAGTACGACCGGTTGTGCAAGGCGAGCTCGAAACCGGCGAGGTTGAGGTTGTTTCTGTTTCCGGTGTCGGCGGCCGAGGAGGGGAGTATCGGTTCTAGTGAAGGGAAGAGTGATAGGGATAGGTTTATGGAGGCTTTGAATTCCGGTCCCATACAGTCGAATCCGCATGTTCCGACGGCGGCTGTGCAGGCTGCAGCACCGCCGCCTCCGTCGAACAATGTGGACTTCTTGTTCGGTTTGGAAAAACGAATTCCTGTGTCTCCACCGCTCCAGCAACCAGCAGTTGTAGCGACGAAGGTACAGGATCCGGAGATTCTGGCTCCGGAGGATCGGGTAATCGGGCCGGATAACCCGATCCTGCAGACCCAGATCCAGGAAATGCAGAGGTTGCAAATTTCTAGTGCTCAAGAGCAAGCTGTGTATAGGAGGAGAAGCGAAGAGAGTTTAGTCGAAGCTTTTGCCGGTGACTACTACGCGCCAAAGGTTCCGCCACCGGCTGTAGCGGGTAATATACCGGTTAGTGCTCCGACGTCATATTGGCCGGAGAAGCAACAGGCGGGAGGATTTTACCAGGCGACGGCGCCGTTTCCTGAACAgcaacaaccaccaccacaacaacagGTGTACATGATTCCAACTCCGACTGGCATGTACCACGCGCCGATGGGGAGACCGTTGACCGGCCCAGCCGGTCAGGGCTACTACGCGGTTCAGAGGATGCCGACGGAGGTTTACCGGGAGCACCAGTCACCGGTGTACAACGTTGTGCCACCCTCTCAAGCGGTGGCGCAGCCTTCTCTGCCGCCGCAAGCTCCGTCGAAGGTGGCCGGGTTTACGACGGCGGCGGGTGGGGTTGGGGTGGTGGATGCGGGGTATAATACGCAGGTGGCGTACGATGGTGCGACGGGGAGGCAGGTAGCGTACGATGGCACGACGGGGAGGCAGGTGGCGTACGATGGCGCGACGGGGAGGCAGGTAGCGTACGATGGCACGACGGGGAGGCAGGTGGCGTACGATGGCGCTACGGGGAGGCAGGTGGCGTACGATGGCGCGACGGGGAGGCAGGTGTACTATGCTGCGCAGGGAGGCGTGATGCCGCCGCAGGCGTATCAGGCAATGGCGGCGGTTAACGGCGATATGAGAGCAGCTGGGGGTTTGAATCAGGAGGGTAAGGTCGTCGTGAAGACTTCACAACATGCTGCCGTGTGA